TTCATTGTATTTCTGGATTAATATCCCTGTTACTTTCTCTTTGTCACCTTTAAATATTTCTTTCCATAATGCCTTCTTCATTTTTTTGTCATCCTTCAAAGCAGTTGTTATATACTTTTGTAAATGATAAAGGTCTAACACATATATGGCATTGGGTAAATACTTTACCCCAAATTACTTTTTATTTCCCGGGTGCTTTTTTCATATGACATCATTGTCGATAAATCCGTTATCTCAGCTTTTAATGCCACATCTATCCTCTCATATTTTTGTATAACAGCAGCTCTATCTGCAAGATAAGCTTTTTCCCCTGTTTTTTTATCTTCGTAATAACGCCTTTTGTATGTTACATCCCAAATTTCATCGTTATAGTCCTTTCGCAGTTCTTCTGGACTACTCTCCAATTTTCCCTCTCTTTTTTGTCTTTATATATTTTTTCATCAAGTTCTTGCAATACTATCCTGCATATTTCCTTTCCTAAATCTTTCAGTAATTTTTCAAGTTCAATCTCAAATTCAGATAAAGTATATTTCCCTGTAAGTAAACCAAAAATTTTTTCTGCACAAAGCAGGAATGTTTTGAGTATGCATAGAATTATTTCCATAAAGACCTCACCTTCCTGTTGAGTTTTTTAACTCATCCTTTGGTAGGATGGTGAGGTCTTTTTTCTACATTTTTTCTGCTTTTCCTCCTTTTCGACCTAAAAATATTTTACACTATCTCTTCTCTGGAGTACGTCAATTATTTTTAGGTTTTTTTATATAATAACTGAGAATTGTTAGAATATATAAAGTGTAAAAAACCCTCCGAATGATATGCTCCCCTTGTGGTAGACAGTTAAAATAATAAAACTGTTTAACATAAGGAGGGGCATATTTTTATGGGAAGAAAAAGTAAATTTTCAACAGACGAGAAATTAAAATACGTTCTAATGTGCATAGAAGGAAAAGAATCGATTAACCATGTTGCCACTTTGATTGGGATTAATCCTAAATCTTTGAGACAATGGATTTGTAATTATCAATCCTTAGGTATTGAAGGTATAATCACTACCTCAAAGAACTCTTATTACTCTGCGGAATTAAAAGAAATGGCTGTAAAAGACTATCTTGCGGGTACTAGCTCTCAGTTAGATATATGTGTAAAATATGGGATACGTTCAAAAAGAATGCTTCATGAGTGGGTTTTGAAGTATAATAGTCATAAGGAACTGAAAACTTCTGGAACAGGAGGAACGCCTATAATGACTAATGGTAGAAAAACCACTTATGATGAAAGAGTTGAAATAGTTAAATATTGTATTGAACATCAGAATAATTACGCTGAAACTGCTCAGAAATATCAGGTGTCTTATCAACAGGTTTATACATGGGTAAGTAAATATGAAAACGGCGGTGTTGAAGCCCTGCAGGATAGACGTGGTAAAAGAAAAAATGAAAGTGAAATGTCTGAAATGGAAAAACTGAAAGCGCAGAATAAATTGCTTGAATCAAAAAACTACAGGCAACAAATGGAGATAGATTTCTTAAAAAAACTCGAGGAGATAGAAAGGAGGCGGTATTAAGCCTGGTTAAGCATGAAGAAATATACCAGGCCATTCAAATGTTATCCGAACATAAACACTACCCTGTTTCAGCTCTATGTAAAATCTCAGGAGTTAGCAGATCTGCTTACTACAAGTGGAGACATAGGGAAAAGAGCCAAAATGAACTTGAAAACGAGAAATTGCTTATTCTTATCAGGGAAGCATATGAGGAAAGAGATGGCATATTAGGTTACAGGCAAATAACCATCAAGCTTCGCCGTGAATACAATCTTAAAGTTAATCATAAACGAATTTATCGGCTGATGAATATAATTGGCCTAAAATCAGTATGCAGGAAAAATAGATATAACTACATAAAATCAACTCCTGAAGTTATTGCTGAGAATATACTTAACAGGGATTTCAAGGCAGAACATATATGTGAGAAATGGCTTACAGATGTAACAGAATTTAAATATGGTGATGGACAGAAAGCATATCTGAGTGCCATCCTTGATCTTGGAGATAGAAGTATAGTATCTTACGTCGTTGGCCGTTCGAACAATAATGCGCTTGTGTTTGAGACTTTTGATTTAGCAGTTGCCAGATATCCTGATGCAAAACCTATTTTTCATAGTGATCGAGGCTTCCAATATACCAGTAAAATCTTTAATGCAAAACTGGATAAGGCAGGGATGACACAGAGCATGTCAAGGGTAGGTTGCTGCATAGATAATGGCCCTATGGAGGGATTTTGGGGAATCCTGAAATCGGAGATGTATTACTTACATAAATTTGAACATAAATTTGAAGACTATGATAGTTTGAAGAAAGCCATTGAAGAATATATAGATTACTACAATACGAGAAGATACCAGAAACGCTTAAAATGCATGACGCCGATTGAATACCGCAATTATCTTTCAGGTATTGCGGCATAAATAAAGCACCAACCATTTTTGATTGGTGCTTTGCGTAGAATTTTAATTATTTCCACTGTCTACTTGACAGGGGGCAGTTCAAAGTGGAGGGGTTTTTCCTCCCGTTTGTAGAAAGGCATCAGATTAAAGAATTACCATCTTGGATTCCCCTTTCCCCGGAAGGGACCTTCCCAATAGGAAAGTTAAAATAAACGTTGATTAAAATAAATGCCACCGTCGCAGCAATACCGCACGCGGTAAAAGCCGTCTCTATGGAAATATCTGCAGCCTTTCCTATTATCAGGTTTACAACTGCGCATATTATATTGATGATCATAGAGTAAATCGATAAAAGGGTAGCTCTGCTATCTGTGATTATGGATTTGTTTTGTATATCCAGAAATATGGGTCGGGATAGAGCATAGCACGTTCCTATAAGAGCGATGAATAAAACGCTAAAGGCAGGGTTTTTCGTACGGGACAGTATAAAACAAGCAGTTGAAATGACGCCGAAAAACAATTTCATAGATAAACTCTGACCCAGTTTCCCGGTGATAGTGTAAGTTTTTGCAGAAAAAACCGGCAGCAGTTGCACCCCCGCCATAATTATCCCGTAATACCTGAGGTTAATGCCGCTTTTCATATACTGAACCTGATTCAAGAAGATCGTCGTGGAATGGCTGACCTGTGTAACCAGTGCCACAGCTATGATGAACAATAACATTCTCCCATTATTAAACGCATTTTTGAGGCTGGTTAAAAGAAAAGGTTTTTTTTCGATCCTGCCCCCTGTCTCCTGAAGAAACAATGTTAATATCCATGCAAACCCATAAGGGAAAATCGTAAGCTTAGCGGCAAATTCCATTGAAACCCCGACTACAGCTGTAGAAGCCAGTGATGCAAGAAAAAATCCAAGAGTCGAAACGGCTTCGTATATCCCGAAATATCTTTCCGACTCCTTTTTTTCAATGGATGCATAAAGTAGCGCAATATCACATCCCGAAATTCCGGCTATTGATAAGGCAAGAATAATCCTCTCCAGTAAAAATAAGCTAAAGGAATCTGCCCTGTAAAAAACTATTTTTGATAGGAAGAATAAAAAGTTTGAAATAGCCAGGGTCAACTTGTAACCAAACCTGTCTGCAAACCATCCCCACGGTATTTCCAATGCAATCATTAAAATTAGAGAAACTGATTCAATGAAAAATATATCATACATCGAAAGTCCCTTAGCCTGCCTGTATAAAGTGGCTATGGGACCGTAAAACACGAATCCCTGGAGAAATACTACAGCGCACATTAAAAAATAGTTTCTTCTATTCATTTGATGTACACCTCCGAGAAATTGCATGCTAAAAAGACCTCCTGCAGGAGGCCTTCAAAACCTGCTGGTTTTGGTGTACATCAAATCAGCGCCATGGTACTTCCCCTTAAAAAAAAGATTTGCTATTAATTTAATTATAAAACAAAAAATTCTTCCCTGCTATTATTTTTTTATGTTTGGTCTATGTCAAAGATTTAGTAGTTAATATAACAAATAGTGTTTTTGTGAATTGTATTTTATTTTTAAATGACTAAGATTAATGTTTCTTAAATGCTTTTGCGATACAGAAGGAGGAGTTACCGGAAGGCATGAAAGCTTTAAAAGCCGAGGTCCTCGTTTACAACCAAAACGTGAATGTCGGTCAATAACGGTTTCCTTTCCAATATAGTTGTTATGCGGCAAATGCGCTCGGGAGAATTGCAGTCCGCACAAAAGCCGGTACTGGCGCATGGAGTGGACAGATTAAGGCGTCTTGCATTGGCTGGTGCAGCATACATTTTTATCCTGTTTAAACCTTCTTCTATGCTACCGACTATTTTATTTCTGCCCGCTATTATTATAATCTTTCGGGGGCCGAAAAACATGGATGCCGCGCGGTTTCCCGTACCGTCGATATTGACGAGATTACCGGTTAAAGTAAGAGCATTGGTGCTTGTCAAAAAAAGGTCACAGGTGAGCTGACGGCGTCTTATGGCCATTTTTTCTTCAGAAGAAAGGTTAGGTGCGTTATGATTTAAAAGTTCCTTCCCCATTTCCTTTAAAACTTCAGCCACATTTAGTTCCACCAGCGTCATTGAGCCCCCAAAACCTATGGTGGAGGCTTCTTTTGCTTGATTTATTATGTAATCTACAGCCTCTTTTCTTGTCGTGCAGTATACGGCGGTAAAACCGTTTTTCTTTAAAGATTCCACCGCTTTTTGGCAATTTTTCTCATAAGCCCAATTTAATATTTCCTTAGAAGAAGTCATATACAACACCTCCCGTTCATTTTAAATGGGCTCCTGTCAATTAATTTTACAACAAATACGGCTAAATTAAATCATTTTTTGGGCAAAAGCAACAATAATATCCAAAAGCTGCTTTACCCGGTGTAAAAAACCTTTTAAATTCCTTTTTGTTCCCTCGTGCTGCATATTTGTTAAAACCTCTTTAACCCTTCCTCCCTTTTTAACTACTTCAATGGTAAGCCCTACCTCCATACCGTATCCCCGGGAAAAAAATTTGCAGTCTTTTAAAAATACCCTTTTTACCGCCCTTTGCCCCGAAAGTGGAAAATGAAAATATCTTCCTGTAAAAAGGAAAAGTCCAATTCGAGCAAAATTTTTAACTATCCCAAACCCACCTTTTGTTTCCCCGGAAAATTTATTAAACCCCGCCACCGTCATGTCCGCTTCATTATTGAATATGGGAGTAATCAGTGCTAAAATATCTTCCTTTTTAAATTTAATATCCGCATCTAAGAATAATACTACTTCTCCCCGCGACTCTTTAAAACCCTCAAAACAGGCATAACCTTTCCCGTAATTTTTTTTCAGATGTATAACTTTTACTCCTTCTTTTTCCGCTAATTCACCCGTTCTGTCTCCGGAACCATCATTTACTACAATAATTTCTTCTATTTCTATAATTTTTTTTAATGATCTTAATAAAAATTGAATATTATTTTCCTCGTTATATGCCGGGATTACCACGCTAAGCCTCATTCTTTCCACCTTCATTTTAGATGAATTTATAATTCTCCTCGTGGAAAAATATAATCGGAGGTGGATTTTTTGTACAAAAAAAATTTGCTCGCTATTATAATTATTTTTTTTGTTATTTTTTATGCTAATCCTGGTCATCTGGTTTATGGCGGGGATTTTTATACACAAATAAAACAGCCCAAAGGTGAAGTAAGTATTTTAATTTCTACTTTAGAAAGAAGATTGTACGTTCTCGTGGATGGTAAGATTTATAAATCTTACAGAGTAGCCGTAGGAAGCTTTGAAACTCCAACTCCTATAGGTTTATTCAAAATAACCGAAAAAGCCAAATGGGGAGAAGGGTTCGGCTCCCGATGGATGAGGCTTAACGTCCCGTGGGGGATTTACGGTATCCACGGTACCAATCGTCCATCCTCCATAGGGGGTTTTGCTTCTCACGGCTGCATCAGGATGCACAATAAAAACGTGGAAGAACTCTATTCAATGGTTAAAGTAGGAACAAAGGTTTATATAGTAGGCGGAATTGATGGACCTTTTACCTTTGGATTTAGAACCTTAGTGGAGGGCTCTCGAGGCTCCGATGTCCGGGAAGTGCAAAAAAGGCTTCATAATTTGGGTTATTACAGCGGAAGTTTCGACGGTATTTACGGGCAGGGAACCAGAGCCTCGATAATAGCTTTTCAGATAAAAAACGGCTTAAGGCCTACAGGAATTGTAGACGCCAAAACTTATGAGAAACTGGGTATAATAAAGTTTGAGTAAATCTATTTAACCCCAAGATATGCCTCTCTAATCTTTTGATTTTCTAAAAGTTCCATGCCCGTTCCACTTAATACTACCCTACCGGTCTCTAAAATATAAGCTTTATGTGAAATTTGCAGAGCTTTATTGGCATTTTGCTCGGAAAGAAGTATTGTTACCCCATCCATGTTTATTTTGACAAGTGAAGAAAATACTTCTTTTGTAAAAAGGGGCGAAAGTCCCAGAGATGGTTCATCCAAAAGAAGTATTCTCGGTTTTGCCATTAGGCCCCTTCCGAGAGCTAACATTTGTTGTTCTCCTCCACTTAAAGTCCCTGCAAATTGCCTTTCCCTCTGTTTTAAAATAGGAAAAAGTGTATATATATATTCCATATCTCTTCTAATCTCTTCTTTATCTTTTCTCAAAAAGGCTCCTAATAAAAGGTTTTCTTTTACGGTTAAATTTGCAAACAATCGTCTTCTTTCCGGCACTAGGATTATACCCATTTCCGCTACTTTGTGGGATAAAGGAGGTATTTCCTTATTTTCAAACATTATTTTACCGTTTTTAGGTTTTAATATCCCGGCTATGGTCATCATAAGCGTCGATTTTCCAGCACCGTTTGCACCTACAATGGATACTATTTCACCTCTTTTTACACTTAAGCTTACCCCTTTTAATGCATGAATTTTTCCATAATAAACATTTATATCCCTTACTTCTAACATTCCTCGTCCTCCTCTCCCAGATAAGCCTTTATAACCCTGGGATCATTTTGCACCTCATCTTTTGTCCCTTCCATTAATTTGGAACCAAAATTCATAACTATAATTCTCGGACAAAGGTTCATAACCACATCCATATGATGTTCTATTAAAATTATGGAAAGGTTGTACTTGTTTTTTAGTTTATTAATTAATTCCACAAGTTCTAACGATTCTTCCGGGTTCATACCCGCTGCGGGTTCATCCAAAAGTAGAAGTTCGGGAGATAAAGCAAGGGCTCTTGCAATCTCCAGTTTTCTTTGAAAACCATAAGGGAGTCCTGAAGCCTGAAAATTTGCATATACTGTTAATCCCACATCCTCTAAATATGAATAAGCCATTTCTTTTAATTTTTCTTCTTCTTTTTTTACCTTTGATATTCCCAAAATCGCATGAAATAGATTATAATCAGCTTTTTTATATAATACGGTTCTTACATTGTCTAAAACACTTAACCGGTTAAACAGTCTGATATTTTGGAAGGTCCTTGCAATACCCCTGTTCACAATTTTTACAGGATTGTAATTATGAATATATTCTCCTTTAAATTTTATTTTTCCAGAATCTATTCCATAAACACCGGT
This genomic window from Thermovenabulum gondwanense contains:
- a CDS encoding lactate utilization protein translates to MTSSKEILNWAYEKNCQKAVESLKKNGFTAVYCTTRKEAVDYIINQAKEASTIGFGGSMTLVELNVAEVLKEMGKELLNHNAPNLSSEEKMAIRRRQLTCDLFLTSTNALTLTGNLVNIDGTGNRAASMFFGPRKIIIIAGRNKIVGSIEEGLNRIKMYAAPANARRLNLSTPCASTGFCADCNSPERICRITTILERKPLLTDIHVLVVNEDLGF
- a CDS encoding L,D-transpeptidase family protein — protein: MYKKNLLAIIIIFFVIFYANPGHLVYGGDFYTQIKQPKGEVSILISTLERRLYVLVDGKIYKSYRVAVGSFETPTPIGLFKITEKAKWGEGFGSRWMRLNVPWGIYGIHGTNRPSSIGGFASHGCIRMHNKNVEELYSMVKVGTKVYIVGGIDGPFTFGFRTLVEGSRGSDVREVQKRLHNLGYYSGSFDGIYGQGTRASIIAFQIKNGLRPTGIVDAKTYEKLGIIKFE
- a CDS encoding ABC transporter ATP-binding protein, whose product is MYLLELDNISKSFGGIRAVSDLSFYLKKGEIVGLIGPNGAGKTTVFNLITGVYGIDSGKIKFKGEYIHNYNPVKIVNRGIARTFQNIRLFNRLSVLDNVRTVLYKKADYNLFHAILGISKVKKEEEKLKEMAYSYLEDVGLTVYANFQASGLPYGFQRKLEIARALALSPELLLLDEPAAGMNPEESLELVELINKLKNKYNLSIILIEHHMDVVMNLCPRIIVMNFGSKLMEGTKDEVQNDPRVIKAYLGEEDEEC
- a CDS encoding MFS transporter — translated: MQFLGGVHQMNRRNYFLMCAVVFLQGFVFYGPIATLYRQAKGLSMYDIFFIESVSLILMIALEIPWGWFADRFGYKLTLAISNFLFFLSKIVFYRADSFSLFLLERIILALSIAGISGCDIALLYASIEKKESERYFGIYEAVSTLGFFLASLASTAVVGVSMEFAAKLTIFPYGFAWILTLFLQETGGRIEKKPFLLTSLKNAFNNGRMLLFIIAVALVTQVSHSTTIFLNQVQYMKSGINLRYYGIIMAGVQLLPVFSAKTYTITGKLGQSLSMKLFFGVISTACFILSRTKNPAFSVLFIALIGTCYALSRPIFLDIQNKSIITDSRATLLSIYSMIINIICAVVNLIIGKAADISIETAFTACGIAATVAFILINVYFNFPIGKVPSGERGIQDGNSLI
- a CDS encoding helix-turn-helix domain-containing protein — translated: MGRKSKFSTDEKLKYVLMCIEGKESINHVATLIGINPKSLRQWICNYQSLGIEGIITTSKNSYYSAELKEMAVKDYLAGTSSQLDICVKYGIRSKRMLHEWVLKYNSHKELKTSGTGGTPIMTNGRKTTYDERVEIVKYCIEHQNNYAETAQKYQVSYQQVYTWVSKYENGGVEALQDRRGKRKNESEMSEMEKLKAQNKLLESKNYRQQMEIDFLKKLEEIERRRY
- a CDS encoding ABC transporter ATP-binding protein; the encoded protein is MLEVRDINVYYGKIHALKGVSLSVKRGEIVSIVGANGAGKSTLMMTIAGILKPKNGKIMFENKEIPPLSHKVAEMGIILVPERRRLFANLTVKENLLLGAFLRKDKEEIRRDMEYIYTLFPILKQRERQFAGTLSGGEQQMLALGRGLMAKPRILLLDEPSLGLSPLFTKEVFSSLVKINMDGVTILLSEQNANKALQISHKAYILETGRVVLSGTGMELLENQKIREAYLGVK
- a CDS encoding IS3 family transposase; the protein is MVKHEEIYQAIQMLSEHKHYPVSALCKISGVSRSAYYKWRHREKSQNELENEKLLILIREAYEERDGILGYRQITIKLRREYNLKVNHKRIYRLMNIIGLKSVCRKNRYNYIKSTPEVIAENILNRDFKAEHICEKWLTDVTEFKYGDGQKAYLSAILDLGDRSIVSYVVGRSNNNALVFETFDLAVARYPDAKPIFHSDRGFQYTSKIFNAKLDKAGMTQSMSRVGCCIDNGPMEGFWGILKSEMYYLHKFEHKFEDYDSLKKAIEEYIDYYNTRRYQKRLKCMTPIEYRNYLSGIAA
- a CDS encoding glycosyltransferase family 2 protein, with product MRLSVVIPAYNEENNIQFLLRSLKKIIEIEEIIVVNDGSGDRTGELAEKEGVKVIHLKKNYGKGYACFEGFKESRGEVVLFLDADIKFKKEDILALITPIFNNEADMTVAGFNKFSGETKGGFGIVKNFARIGLFLFTGRYFHFPLSGQRAVKRVFLKDCKFFSRGYGMEVGLTIEVVKKGGRVKEVLTNMQHEGTKRNLKGFLHRVKQLLDIIVAFAQKMI